DNA sequence from the Buchnera aphidicola (Cinara kochiana kochiana) genome:
AAAAATTAAAAAAGAAAGAAAAAAGAAACATAATTTATGCCGAAGACGGGACTTGAACCCGTATACTTATTTTAATTAAGTACTACCCCCTCAAGATAGCGTGTATACCTATTTCACCACTTCGGCTAAAGTTTTTATACTAGTATAATTTATAAATTTATACTAAATAAATAAAATAATTAAAAATAAAAATATTATTATTATCTGTTATTACTATATAAAATATTTGTATTACTTAAATTGATAATATGTAATAAAAATTATTTATCAATAATCATATATGTAAACTACTATTTGCCCATATACTAAACCTACATAGTAGTACACTCACTATAAAAAATAGGACTATTAATACTAATATTATGTATATAATTGCATGACTTTTTGAATGTTCAGTAAACAATTGAGATGAATAATCATTAGTATTAGCAGATAAATTATTACCTGAACTATATTGAAATATAATAGTAGTAATTAATAAAAAAGAAATAACAATAAACATAATTAATAAAAAAAAATGCATAACAACACCGTATATATTAT
Encoded proteins:
- the secG gene encoding preprotein translocase subunit SecG, which encodes MHFFLLIMFIVISFLLITTIIFQYSSGNNLSANTNDYSSQLFTEHSKSHAIIYIILVLIVLFFIVSVLLCRFSIWANSSLHI